The Candidatus Zixiibacteriota bacterium genome segment GATAGTATATTTCCTTCTGGATGATCGGGGCAAGAATCGTAATGTCTTGCGGCTCATCCAACAAGTCGACCAGCCGTTGAATGGCGGTGAGCAGCGGCCGTGTGACTTCGCCTATCTCCATACCGCAGCCGGCTTGCGGCGCACGTGGTGCAGGAAGATGGGTGTCGACCAACATCTGCGAAATCTCGCGCCGGTCAAGTACCAATACAAGTCCCAGGCACGGCTTCTCCTGACTGGCTTTTATCACTTGTACAACAGACGGAATATTCACAGACGTGACCAGAAAATGGCGAGAGTCATAGACGTATGAATCGTCTCCTATGAATACTCGCTTGGCACCTTGGGCAACAATGCAGATGCTCGGTTCATAAAGGGCGCACTCTGGTTGAGTTGGCTTGTCCCGTCGATAAAGCAAAAGATTTGGTACGTTAGTTTTGAGGTTATCTCTTTGCCCAGTTAATCGGGCAATGCTTGATGCTAAGGCTTCCAGGGCTTCTTTCATGCGCATAACATATAAGCCAGCCCATGACGCCACAACACATTTTTCGCATGTCTCGCAGGATTAGGCAAGAATCATGCAGAACTGCTCTATCCGATCCCGCATGAAATGGAGTATAATTGTCAAAATGAAATTATACGGTGAACAGTTTTATCATGGAGATTGAATATGAAGACGATGGCAGTTTTTGTAGCTCTGTTCCTGATGATTGCCGGACAAGCATATTCGCAACCAATGCAAGGGGAAAGCGCAGGTAATATGAAAGAGGCAAGCGAGGCTGAGCACTACACCTTTCATCTGAGTGATAAGGTGACTCGCCAAAAAGTAACATTCACAAATCGTTACGGAATTACACTGACCGGAGACCTATATCTTCCGAAGAATCGGGGAAGTGAGCCATTGGCAGCGCTTGCGATTAGCGGTCCGTTCGGTGCAGTCAAGGAACAATCGTCGGGTCTCTATGCGCAAACGATGGCGGAGCGCGGATTTGTCACGCTGGCGTTTGATCCATCCTATACGGGTGAAAGTGGTGGCGAACCCCGCAACGTCGCCTCGCCGGACATCAATACCGAAGATTTTAGTGCCGCGGTAGATTTCCTTGGCATGCAGTCTTTCGTTGACCGTGAACGTATCGGCATCATCGGAATATGCGGCTGGGGTGGCATGGCATTGAACGCCGCCGCCATCGATAAGCGGATCAAAGCCGTAGCCACCAGTACGATGTACGATATGACGCGCGTCATGTCCAAAGGCTACAACGACAGCATGACCCCGGAACAACGTACAAAAATTCTGGAACAATTGGCCCAACAGCGTTGGAAGGATGCTGAAAATGGAACGCCCGCTTACCAGCCATCTTACAACGAGCTGAAAGGCGGCGAAGCGCAATTCCTCGTGGACTATCACGACTATTACATGACACCGCGCGGGTATCACAAACGTTCAGTTAACTCCGGTAACGCGTGGACACAGACCACACCGCTGTCATTTATGAACATGCCGCTGTTGACCTACATCAAGGAAATATCGCCGCGTCCGATCCTGCTGATCCACGGTGAAAAAGCCCACTCGCGTTATTTCAGCGAAACAGCCTATGCAGCGGCGGCAGAGCCGAAGGAACTTCTGATTGTCCCTGGTGCCAACCACGTCGATCTGTATGACCAGATGGATAAGATTCCTTTCGATAAGATCACATCCTTCTTTAACACATACCTGAAATGAGGTGGTGCAAGAAGGCA includes the following:
- a CDS encoding AraC family transcriptional regulator — its product is MKEALEALASSIARLTGQRDNLKTNVPNLLLYRRDKPTQPECALYEPSICIVAQGAKRVFIGDDSYVYDSRHFLVTSVNIPSVVQVIKASQEKPCLGLVLVLDRREISQMLVDTHLPAPRAPQAGCGMEIGEVTRPLLTAIQRLVDLLDEPQDITILAPIIQKEIYYRLLVGDQGARLRQIASAGSQGNQVARAIDWLRTNFTQPLRVDDLATQVNMSTSTFHHHFRALTAMSPLQYQKWLRLNEARRLMLADSLDAATAAFQVGYESPSQFSREYSRLFGESPMRDIAFLRHQNSVETA
- a CDS encoding alpha/beta hydrolase, encoding MIAGQAYSQPMQGESAGNMKEASEAEHYTFHLSDKVTRQKVTFTNRYGITLTGDLYLPKNRGSEPLAALAISGPFGAVKEQSSGLYAQTMAERGFVTLAFDPSYTGESGGEPRNVASPDINTEDFSAAVDFLGMQSFVDRERIGIIGICGWGGMALNAAAIDKRIKAVATSTMYDMTRVMSKGYNDSMTPEQRTKILEQLAQQRWKDAENGTPAYQPSYNELKGGEAQFLVDYHDYYMTPRGYHKRSVNSGNAWTQTTPLSFMNMPLLTYIKEISPRPILLIHGEKAHSRYFSETAYAAAAEPKELLIVPGANHVDLYDQMDKIPFDKITSFFNTYLK